The Vulpes vulpes isolate BD-2025 chromosome 1, VulVul3, whole genome shotgun sequence genome contains the following window.
CCAGGCAGCATCgaagagacccccccccccccccgtgggtgTGCTTCTTGCCCAGCACTGGGTACCAAAAGATACCAGGTCTTTCCTAGGATGGGTACCCAAGGATCTGGTTGCCAAGGAGAGCAGGCCCCTGGCAACAACTAAGGTGAGAGACAGTTCTCCCCACTTCAAGCAACTGGGCTTCAAGTCTCCACTGTGCAAACAAACCCCACCACTCCTGGCTTGACAAGGACCTACAGTTAGCTCCTGGTTGCTAAGGATGCTTGTTCCCTAGCAACAGGGCCTGCAGGGTCTGAGGGCTTTTCCCAGGAAAAAAGCACCACTCTTTGCACCACCTTCTCAGATCCTGGTTGCTAAGGAAAGCTTAGGATCCCTAGCAATGGGGTTTTGGGTCCCACAAATCCAGGGCTGGGGCCCTTTGACCTGGTTGTCAAGGTAACTTCATCCTTCTTCAGCAAACAAAAGTAAGGTCTAAGTGGTCCCAATAACTGCAGCCAGTCTCTGACCCTCTGGCCTTGAATAGAAGCCAAACAGCTGCCTTCTCCCCAACAGCCTGGGTTGCTAGAAGAGCTGTCCCTTAGCAAAAGGGCCTATCCTGAGACCTCCCTAGACCATTACCCTTAGGTTCCCCAGTCGTAGAATTTGGCTGTGGAGGAGGACCACTCCTTAGTAACAAGGACCACCCAGAGCTCCAACAGAtgctctcctcccacccccatttcACAAAAGCCTAGTTCTTGCTTACTAGGGTAAATCAAGTCCCGGCCCTGTGACAGGAGACACCACTGGTCTAGACTGGGTTGACAAGCCAGTCCTCAGTGTTTCGGGTAGCTGTGTCTTACACAAGGGCATGGTGAAGTCTGGTGAGAGAACCCCTGGCACCCCTTACTTGGGGAGACCCCAGAGCTGGCAAAGGCAGGATGCCAGAAAGATGTGGTTACAGCTCCAAATCAGAATGTGGCTCTGGCTGCTAGAGAGAACTTGAGGCCTCTCACCAATGAGAAACAAGGCCCAGAGGGGCTGGCAAAGTCTGCATCCTACATAGATGCAAGCACCAGGAAAGATGCCCCAAATCAGAGATCAAAAGATCAATCCCAGCCTGACAAGTGGCTCAAAAGAAACAGACCGATACCATGCTGCTAAGGGATGCTGTCCTTGGCAACAGGGCCTGGTCAAAGCTCCAAGCCTATACTGGTGGGTCCAAGCAGGGCTGGCTGAGTCTGCATCCCCCAGTGATACCATCTTTGTAAATCTCAAGCCCAAACCTCGGCCCCCTCAAGCCCATGGTTATGGACATCTCATTCGTGGCTGTAGGTTAAGAGAACCTGAGAGCTAACCAAAGTGAGAAGCCCAGGCTTGTCTGTGGGGAAAGGGCCATCCCTGGCTAAGGGACCTATAAAGGCCACGCCTTGATCCTACATCTGGCAGTGCTTACCTTCTGCTCCTCTGGCACCTGGATCTTCCGGGCCTTCTTCATGATGGGCTGGGGCTTAAGTTCCTCCTCTGAGAAGCGATGTCTCCGAGGGTCAAAGGTCTCATGGCCAGGAATGCTTGATAGGGCTAAATCGGCCGGGTCTGGTTCAAATGTCATCAGCACCTCCACGGTGTCTGGGTCCACGGGGCTGGGTGTGTCCCGAGAGGTCAGGCCTTGGGGAAACAGAATGTGCCACCTGAATGTGGATTTATTGAGAGAGGGGGTGTTTCACAGAGGCTACCCCCTGCTCTTTTCTACCACAAGAAAGGCCCTTATGAAGCCTACCACAAAGCCCACCAGAGATCAACCTCTCTAATATAAAATACGAAGGTTCTCTAAGCTACAAAGGTGCTTAGACATCAAGGAACCAATTCCGTTTTTACAAATAGGGAAACGGGCCCAATTATAACTGACCTACCCTAAATAACAGAGGAGCCTGGTCTAAACCTCAGGCCTTCAGATTGGCAGTGTTACTGCTTTCTCATTATCTAGCCTGAATCCTGCTTACTGAATCCATGACCAAAGCCTAGACCCCAGGCtgttcaggaaaaagaaatccagtgCACTGAAAAGATTTCAGGTGAGCCGTGTAAGAGCTCCTGGCCCTGAAGAGTtagggaagaaaagcagaaacgACTGAGGCTTGGGGGAAGTTGGTTCAAGAGAAGGGACAGGGATGGCCTGTGCCTTTAAGAGCGAGCAAGCCGGGGCCAGCTGAGGACACAGGTTCAGGGCCTGTCACGTGCGGGTGCCTGCtttcccgccccgccccccctgccGCCACGGGCGCCCTCTAGttctccaggccccgccccccgcgtgaCCGCGCGTGCGCGAAGCGAGaagcaaggaggagggaggggaggactCACGTGGCGCGGGAATGTGCGGCGGGGAAGGGAAGGGCCCTGCTTCTGGCCTAAGGCCGCGCCAGGGGCTGGTGTGTCCAGGAATTCCCCAACCTGCAGTCCGCCCGTGGAGACCCCCAAGTGCCCGAGGGAGCacacttttccttctgccccctggGGTCTCAGCTCAAACCTCTCCACCTCCAAAGATACAGGCCCTCCTGCTCTCTGGGGAACACGCTGAGAAACGGTCCCCTTGACCTTCTCCCTCACCACTGGGATATacatgattctgggatcccaggcccctcctctcccaggaaCATAGGAGGCTCCCGGTCGGCGGAAGACCCAGCTTGAAGATCCCCAACCTTCTAGATTCCTTGTAGAGGACTCGGGGACCCCGGGTCCTAGCTCTTCTCCGCTGGAGGACCCAGCAACTAGGGCTGCCAGTCTCTTAGATCCCAGTGAAATAAGTCTGAGCCCAGACCTTGCTTTCTTCCCTGTAGAGGGCCTAGGGGTTACAGTTCTTCCCCAGTCCACCGATTCCAGGCCCAGATTCTGGAGTGCAGTTCACTCCCCAGTAATCGAGTGTCCCCACCCTCTGTCCCCACGTTCCACAGAAAAGTCCACACTACCGCCCCACTGGGCAGATTTCCTGTAATTTGGGATCCCAAGGCCCCCATCTCCAATGGATCCAGGAGACCCAGTCCCTGACGCATTAGGAGGCAGAGAATCCAGACTCCTCTCCCAGCATCTCTCGCGCCTAGAGGCCCCAGAAATTGGGCGCACAACCCCAGCCCCACGCTCCCGGCCCCAAGTGCTGTACAGCCCCGCCCCTAAAGCCCAAGCCCCGCCCCACCAgggccctgccccgcccccgccgtcgCACCTGCGCGGTGGCCGCCCGCGGCcccgagggcagcccgggtgggggCGTGCCCCGGGGAGGAACGAGGGGAAGCTGAGCCGCAGGAACCGGGCCCCGGGGAGGGTGCGGGCGTGCGCACGGGCGAGGGCGCCGGTGATGGGccgccgggcggcggcgggctggGCGGGAGCCCGTGCTCCAGCAAGAACGCGTCCAGGTCCACGTACTCCACGTCGCCGAACGGCAGCGTCCGCTCCCACAGCAGCGGCGCCAACAGACCCGGGCCTGGCggggcccccgggcgcccccgcggGGACCCGCCGCCCACCGCCGCCCCAGCTGGGGCATCTGCCGGGCCCGCCGTCTCCAGGCCTGGCCCGGGGACCGTGGCTGTTGGCGGAGCCGCCTTGCGCTCCTTTTCCTTCAGGAGACCTGcggggtgggaaggaagagatggagaagagaCCCCCGAGACAGAGAGACACGAAGAAAGGGGAGATAGAGACCCACACGGCGGAGATCCAGAGCAAGACGGACAagcgggggagaggcagagataagagTGGGAAGGCAAGGACCccaaaagaagagacagagactcaagagagggaaagagacccagagagagaaagcacagaaaggGGCGCCAGAGAGAGAGACGGGTACCGAGATTCAGAAAGAGTGGAGGATAGAGACCCAGACAAGGAGAGGACACAGACCAGGGAAGGGATAGAGACACAGAAGGGGGACGGAAGTTCAGACAGAGGTAGGTGGAGGGTTGGGCAGGTGAGACTTCTCTGTAGTCTAACCCCCTTGCTCACAGGaatctcttctccccacccccacactatgtaaggggcaggaaggggctcTATTCCTGGGGCACATTCCTCATCCCTAGACTCCATGTGACCCCAGGAGGCCCCGCCCAAGCCCGTGTCACTACCGTGTGAGCATCCGacacaccccctccctcctccctggaccCCAGGGGTCCAGACTCTCAGAATCCAGAGGAAGCGGGGGCTGGAGCCCAGACTCCTGTGTCCTCGGAAAAGAGGACTTTGGGGGTACTCCTTGGGTCTTCCTGGTGGACGGGCTTGAGCGCCTGTACTTTTGGATCCTGGGTGCTGAGGGACTTAGGGGCCTGAACACCTTTGTAATCGGGTAGATGACGGGTAAAGGATGGACTCTCCGCTCGTAGGAGGGAGCcacccgtcccccacccccccaacactTGAATCCCTAAGGGAGTAGGGTGTCCGGGGTTGGGATAGATGGGGGCTAGAACTCA
Protein-coding sequences here:
- the DBP gene encoding D site-binding protein → MARPVSDRAPASLLLGGPAGAPPGGGALLGLRSLLQGTSKPKEPASCLLKEKERKAAPPTATVPGPGLETAGPADAPAGAAVGGGSPRGRPGAPPGPGLLAPLLWERTLPFGDVEYVDLDAFLLEHGLPPSPPPPGGPSPAPSPVRTPAPSPGPGSCGSASPRSSPGHAPTRAALGAAGGHRAGLTSRDTPSPVDPDTVEVLMTFEPDPADLALSSIPGHETFDPRRHRFSEEELKPQPIMKKARKIQVPEEQKDEKYWSRRYKNNEAAKRSRDARRLKENQISVRAAFLEKENALLRQEVVAVRQELSHYRAVLSRYQAQHGSL